The following proteins come from a genomic window of Musa acuminata AAA Group cultivar baxijiao chromosome BXJ1-7, Cavendish_Baxijiao_AAA, whole genome shotgun sequence:
- the LOC135679203 gene encoding probable xyloglucan glycosyltransferase 5, translating into MAPRSDFSDWWVKDSRKGTPVVVTMENPNYSVLQIDGPDDEQESFRSMDKDRGKNAKQFTWVLLLKAHRAVGCVAWVAAALWTLLGVIKRRLVSRQGAEAQSDKPRKARLLLKLLRMFLALSLIAFTFELVAYRNGWHFPKPNLHLPENLHMPKKIEVQGWLHLAYLSWLSFRADYIAYPIQILSYICIILFIIQSTDRMILCLGCFWIKLNKIKPRIDEDPFKSGDGPEYQYPMVLVQIPMCNEREVYEQSISAVCQIDWPKDRLLVQVLDDSDDESIQFLIRAEVSKWSQRGVNIVYRHRMVRTGYKAGNLKSAMSCHYVRNYEFVAIFDADFQPDPDFLKLTIPHFKGNPELGLVQARWSFVNRDENLLTRLQYINLCFHFEVEQQVNGVFCNFFGFNGTAGVWRIKALEESGGWLERTTVEDMDIAVRAHLKGWKFMFLNDVKVLCEIPESYEAYRKQQHRWHSGPMQLFRLCLPDIIASKISIWKKANLILLFFLLRKLILPFYSFTLFCVILPFSMFVPEAELPVWVICYVPVLMSILNILPALRSFPFIVPYLLFENTMSVTKFNAMVSGLCQLGSSYEWVVTKKTGRSSESDLLEAAERESKSFALPTLYRGASEGGLGELNRLKEQEQRAAATPAVKKTNKIYKKELALALLLLVAAARSLLSAQGIHFYFLLFQGVSFLLVGLDLIGEQIN; encoded by the exons ATGGCTCCAAGGTCGGATTTTTCTGACTGGTGGGTAAAGGATTCGCGGAAAGGCACCCCGGTGGTGGTGACGATGGAGAATCCTAACTATTCGGTGCTCCAGATCGATGGCCCCGATGATGAACAAGAATCATTCCGATCCATGGACAAGGACCGAGGGAAGAACGCCAAGCAGTTCACCTGGGTGCTGCTCCTCAAGGCTCACCGCGCCGTGGGTTGCGTCGCTTGGGTGGCGGCGGCACTCTGGACTTTGCTTGGCGTCATCAAGAGAAGGCTGGTCTCGCGGCAAGGAGCGGAGGCGCAGAGCGACAAGCCTCGCAAAGCCAGGCTGCTGTTGAAGCTCTTGAGGATGTTCTTGGCGTTGTCTCTAATAGCTTTTACCTTTGAGCTTGTTGCTTACAGAAATGGATGGCACTTCCCGAAGCCAAATTTGCATCTCCCAGAAAACTTGCACATGCCAAAGAAGATCGAGGTTCAAGGATGGCTGCACTTGGCGTATCTCTCGTGGCTCTCGTTCCGAGCTGACTACATCGCCTACCCGATTCAGATACTGTCCTACATCTGCATAATTCTGTTCATCATACAGTCTACAGATAGGATGATCTTGTGCCTGGGTTGCTTCTGGATCAAGTTGAACAAGATAAAACCAAGGATAGATGAGGATCCATTCAAGTCAGGTGATGGTCCCGAGTACCAGTATCCCATGGTCCTCGTTCAGATTCCTATGTGCAATGAGAGGGAG GTGTACGAGCAATCGATTTCTGCTGTCTGCCAAATCGACTGGCCTAAAGACCGATTGCTGGTTCAAGTGCTGGATGATTCCGATGACGAATCCATCCAGTTCTTGATCAGAGCAGAGGTTTCCAAGTGGAGTCAGCGAGGCGTAAACATCGTCTATCGGCACCGAATGGTTAGGACTGGTTACAAAGCTGGGAATCTGAAATCAGCAATGAGCTGCCACTATGTCCGGAACTACGAGTTCGTCGCGATATTCGATGCAGACTTCCAACCAGACCCTGATTTCCTCAAGCTCACCATCCCACATTTTAAG GGAAATCCTGAGCTCGGATTAGTCCAGGCACGGTGGAGCTTCGTGAACAGGGATGAGAACCTGTTGACTCGTCTCCAGTACATCAACCTCTGCTTCCATTTCGAGGTGGAGCAGCAGGTGAATGGAGTCTTCTGCAACTTCTTCGGGTTTAATGGGACTGCGGGCGTTTGGAGGATCAAAGCATTGGAGGAGTCCGGAGGTTGGCTCGAGAGGACAACCGTAGAGGACATGGACATTGCTGTTCGTGCCCACCTCAAGGGTTGGAAGTTCATGTTCTTGAACGATGTCAAG GTCCTGTGTGAAATCCCAGAATCCTACGAGGCTTACCGGAAGCAGCAGCACCGATGGCATTCCGGCCCGATGCAGCTCTTTCGTCTATGCCTTCCGGACATCATCGCTTCAAAG ATATCTATATGGAAGAAAGCAAATTTGATCCTGTTGTTCTTCCTGCTGAGGAAGCTGATCCTTCCATTCTATTCTTTCACATTGTTCTGCGTAATTCTCCCCTTCTCCATGTTCGTCCCCGAGGCTGAGCTACCCGTTTGGGTAATCTGCTACGTGCCTGTCCTCATGTCCATCCTCAATATCCTCCCTGCCCTGAGATCTTTCCCTTTCATTGTGCCTTACCTTCTCTTCGAGAACACAATGTCCGTCACGAAGTTCAATGCCATGGTCTCGGGCCTGTGCCAGCTGGGGAGTTCGTATGAGTGGGTGGTCACCAAGAAAACAGGCAGGTCATCGGAGTCGGACTTGTTGGAGGCAGCGGAGAGGGAGTCGAAGAGCTTCGCTCTTCCGACGCTCTACAGAGGAGCATCAGAGGGCGGACTCGGTGAGCTGAACAGATTGAAGGAACAAGAACAGAGAGCTGCTGCTACCCCTGCTGTCAAGAAGACGAACAAGATCTACAAGAAGGAGTTAGCTCTTGCGCTCCTCCTCCTGGTGGCCGCAGCTCGCAGCCTGTTGTCTGCTCAGGGAATTCACTTCTACTTCCTTCTCTTCCAAGGTGTGTCGTTCCTTCTCGTGGGGCTCGATCTCATCGGGGAGCAGATCAACTGA